The Ovis aries strain OAR_USU_Benz2616 breed Rambouillet chromosome X, ARS-UI_Ramb_v3.0, whole genome shotgun sequence genomic sequence TGCACTAAATATTTTGTCGCTTTTCCTGTTACAATTCTTCTATCTGTGTATTGAAACCTATTCCTTCTTCCTTATTCAAGACTTTCCTCCCGAAACTTCTCCTACCTTCCTTGCATTAACAGTTCTCACCCTACCTACTAAACCATTATCACTAGCATATAACATCCTTGGTAAGGTGTGGTAACAGAAAAGTAACAAGtcacttgttatttattttcctgtttccaaATTCAGTGGTCTGTTCTCAGGCCTTAACCTCTTAGCAATATCTGGCACAGCTGATTAATCCTTCCTTTGTAAAGTAGTTTCTACACTTTCTTCATGTTCTCATTGTTTTTCTCCTAAATAACTGACCACTTCTTTTGCTCCATGTGGTTggattctccttttcttcttaaaataaatagataagtgTTCCAGCACCCAATCCTCAGATCCTTGTTCTTCTCACTGTATACTCATTCCCTTTATTTCCAGCAGCTAATGATTTCCAAAGGTATATTATAATCTCTCATATAAATTCGAGACATCTATATCCAATGTCAACTCAATGTTTCCCAATGTTTAGTGGGTAATTTTATACttgatatattaataaataaaacagaattcttgACTACTCCATCCCCATTCCTAGCCCTCATTTTAGTGAATTTCATGCCACTCACTTACTGTTCCTAGATAACACTTAAAAGCTATCACTGATTCCAATTTACTCTCCAAGGACGAAGTAGCTTACATTTGCCCATTCAGATttattctcttcctctcttttttaagattgtttctttttaatttatgtgttttcattttagtaaGAATACAACATAAGCCTACCCTCTTGACCAGTCCTCAAGTGtaaaatacagtattgttaactatggATCCAATAGTTAGAACTTAAACTCTAGAACTTTCCACACGAATCTAAGGTTTGGTCTTTCACTTCTGAAAAAGAAACTGTTTGAATTTTGATAGGATCTGCATTGAATCTAGATCATTTTGAGTaatatggatattttaacaatactaaGTCTTCTAATACATGAACATGGGGTATCTTGCCATTTGTGTCTTAATCAAATTCTTTCATTAATGTTCTATAGCTTTCATTatacctccttggttaagtttattcttgcgaattttattctgtttaatgCTACTGTATATGggattatttacttattttcctttctgaatatttcattgttatttaccctgataccaaatccAAACATACAAGAAAACTGTAAGCCAATATTCCCAGTGAACACAGATGTGAAAGCCTTCAACAAAAAGATAGCAAACTGAAttaaacagcacattaaaagaacTGTATACCATAAACATCTGGGACTTATCTTTGGGATGCAAAGATGGTTCAACATAAGCAAATCAATCAGTGTCATATGCTATATCAATAGAATGAAGGATAAAAAGTACATGATcacaatagatgcaaaaatttttTGGACAAAATCCAAtatcttttcatgataaaaattcttaatATAAGTTACAGAAGGAATCTGCCTCAATGGTATTAAGATGATATATGTGAAAATACCATAGCTAATATCAATTACACTCTACAAtggaaaactgaaagctttttctctaagatcaggaaaaaggcAAGGATGACCACTCTTGACACTTCTactcaacatagtactggaactCTTAGACAAggaaattaggcaagaaaaaacaaaaggcatCCAAGTcgaagggaagaaataaaattatctgtttgcagataacatgatcttatatatgaaaatttctaaagactccacacacacacacactgacaagTTGTTAGATATAATTCAGTAAAGTTAGGGGATACAAAATCCTACATCTCCTactttgccagaaaaaaaaaaaaacatatatgtataataataatCACTTATTGAGCTGCTTCAAACTGCTTAAGTGACATGTGCTTCTTGACAGTAGCTTGACTATGCCACACTCAATTCATTAGTAAATGCTATAATTTCTACTTTTATAACTGATTCCAAAGTTTACCAGTTTTCACAACATGCCCTATCGTCATCTAGATTAAGCTGCCTTAACTTCTCACCTGGATTAAAGCAACAGTTTAGTACTTCTGCTCTCTCTTGCTATGCCATTCTATTCTCCATATATAAGCCATAATCATCTCTTTCAAAAGCCAGTCAGATAATGCAACTGACCTATtcacaagattttaaaattccTAAACTTTCCAGTACAcatagaatgaaataaaaatttattatggACAACGAGCCTTTGTCTCTTTAAGTCCCATTGCCTGACACTCTCCCTAGTGCTTATTTGCACTGTAAGTCATACTGGCCTTGTTGAAGTTTCAAGAACACTCTTATTGTCTTAAAATTTTAGAGCATTTGCACTCAGTGTCAATGTATAAGGAATGTTCTTACCCTAGATATCTGCATGCTCCATTTATCTTTTCATTCAGCCTCTACTTATATGTCACCTCATAAAGGAGACCTTTCCTGAATGCACTATTTAAAATAACCTCCAGTCTATATCTACTTACATACCTTAGTTATCtccatatctttatttttttcaacacaATTCATCATTGCCTCATATGTTCTATCTATATATTGGCTTGTCTATTGTCTCCTTTTTCTACTGTATTATAAACTTAATGGGGTTTCCCtcatgactcagacagtaaagaatctgcctgcaatgaaggagacccaggttcaatcatggctacagtccatgaggtggcaaagagttggacaggactgagtgactaacattcacACATATATAAACTCCATGAGTGAAAGAATTATCACTTTTATTCTCAACTGAATTGTCAGGACCTAGAACCATACATGGTGTATAGAAACACTAAATAAATTTCTGGTGAATAAAGGGATGAATGGAAATGGAAATATACCAAATGgatcaattaaattaaaaacaaacaaatgaaaattaaattgataAGCCAGTTCATAGCCAAAATTCGATCTCTTTAAAAAGAACTACTATGCAATGTATATAATACACAGAAAAGGGTACATAAATGTATATGCCAGgcagtaaataataaaaagaataacaaagtCAATCAGtcagtctgaccctttgtgaccccatgcactgtagcccacctggctcctctgcccatggaatcctccaggcaagaacactggagttggtagccattcccttctccagcagatctttctgacccagggattgaacccaggtctcttgcattgcaggcagcttctttcccatctgagcaaccagggaagcccacctataTCCACAGTAAGCTATAAATATTACCAAGAATTATTGGAGCTTCCTCTCTACCAGATTTTaacttcctcctttcctccatAGGTAATATTTATTCTGAATTTTGAATCAATTATTTCCTTGCcttttaaagtacttttattttatatgaaaactaTAAACATCAGTATAAAAAATTATTAACTATTCTGTCATTTGTATTTTCACTCATCATTGTGTTAAGATTAATCCAGGTTGATATATTTAGTTTTAACTCATTAATCCTCACTTTTTTACATAACTCCATTATAGAAATATATGGTAGTCTACTCATCCATGTTACTTTTGACAGGCTCTCACGTAGTTTTCAAGTTGCTGTGCTATTCTTTACAAATTGCTCTGAATATTCTTTTATGTGTCTTTCCATTACTATTAGCTTTGGGACCATTCTTTCTCTTTAGAAAACTTTATACATCTATGTTTAATCAATTTTGCATTGACCCTGCAATCACTCGGGgaaatcttattttcttcattctggcATTCTTAGTCAGCAGTTTACTATAGCCCTTTGAAAACTTACTGACATCACCTTAGATAATTCGTTTGGAGAAGCTCTGAAGTTAACACCGCAATACCAATTAACTGCCTCTGAAAGCGCTTTTCTTCCCTAAACCTTCCCCGCCTGCAGCACCACCTCCTACCCCTCACCCCATGCCAGGCAAAAAGCCTCTGACATATTTGGGGAGacgtttaaaatattttcatagttcTATTACATCACAGATTGTTTTTTTCATAATATTGTGTTGGCATTTCCTAAATACCTTAAATTGAATTAActccaaataaatatatagaatctatgctggaaagagaaaaatggtgTGTTTCTGTTTGAAATTGGCAAAGCAGTTACTCATTTCAATGTCAACTTTAACTTGACCAGTTAATTTCAGCTTTGATTACATTGAGGGACTAAATTACTCTTCTAAGACTATCTGCCAGatataacaaataaaattattgtaCATGACATGgttaaatttgcatttcagataaatagtgatttttttctagTAAAAGTATGTGTAATGCAATACTTGGGATCTATTCAtactaaaaaaatattcattttttaatctaaaatgcAATTCACTAGTCAGCgtgtaagaacctgcctgccagtgcaagagacaagaGGCacgtttcgatccctgggtagaaaGATCCCCAGGtcggaatatcccttggagaaggaaatggcaaacccctcaagtatgcttgcctggagaatcccatggagagagtctgacacgactgaagcgacttagcacacacatgccaTTTCCACCAATTAGGACTCTCAAGGTTTCCCTCAAGGTCTTTGATTTactgaaatatttctttcatgtCCAAAACTCACTAACTCGGGACCTTAGCAATCTTTCCTTGCAGTTGTGTATTTCTTCATTTCATACTGTACATGAAGAAattggttcagagggtaaagcgtctgcctgcagtgtgggagagccgggctcaatccctgggttgggaagatcccctggagaagaaaatggcaccccactacaggactcttgctggaaaattccatggactgaggagcctggcgggctacagaccatggcgtcgcaaagaatcggacacgactgagggtcttcactttcactttccatactGTACATTATCTTTAAGAAGAGCACTGAGAGTCTTACCATAGCCGTTTTGCCTGAGGAATACCTTTGCTGATaactttctaataaaaatattcttcaaaacacCATCTGTATCAAACTTCAGTACAACAGTATGCGCAGCAACGAACAATACAAGATGTCTTCCGGGGGCGTGGCTTAGGTTCTGGAAAAATCTAAGCAGTCTCGAAATGCCGCAAGACGCTAAATGAGATGAAGTCTTTTGAACCTTTCCGGCTCCCGTACTGGTAACGCCTTAGGCAGCGCTTGCCCCACCCCCTTTGCATTTAGCTGTTTGCATTTTGGTGCTGCTAGTCGTAGCTTTTTCACTGCCGGCCTACTGTCTTCTGCAGGgttcaaagactttttttttttccagacagaCTACAGAGCACGCATCCTTAAGAGATGTCTGACTACAAGAGCATCAAAGACAGCCAATCAGAGATAAACTCCGAGGAGCATTCCGGAGCGGAGGCAGGTGGCGCCAGTGCAGAAGTGACCAGAAATGGTGGCAGTGCCAGCGATGGTGGCAGCCCTGGCCAGCCCGGCAGAGCAAATCAAGGTGCCGACACAGCAAGTACCAATAAAAACATTGATTTGGGAAGCACGGGAGATGCTGTACATTTCTTAACGGGTGATAGAAACCAGTTCCAGTACCAGTTAGGAGagccaggagaggagggagaagtggagaaagcaTTGGCAGAAGAAAAGTGGCCTCAGGTACAGTGCCATGAGGCTAACCAAGCCCAAGCCCAGTATTTATATGCCGAGGATCGGGCCCTGGAGGAATGGGTAGCTTCCGAGATATCCGCCCTCCCCAACCCACGCTGCAAAGTCCTGAATGCTCTTTGAGAGTGGCAGCTGGGTTCAAGTGCCCGCTTTGTGTATGAGGCCTGTGGGGCAAGAGTGTTTGTGCAGCATCTCCACCTGCAGTATTGGCTTGCAGGCCACAATGTTTGTGTCAACACTGTGCCCTTTAACCAGCGTGGCACTGGTTGGCCACTAGCAGTGATGACCTGAAAGTGATATTGTGGGACTGGGTGCATCAGCAGCCAGTACTGGAGTTTGAGAGTGGTCACAGAAGTAATGGTTTTCAGGCCAAGTTCCTTCCCCACTGTGGTGATACCACCCTGGCCATGTGTGGCTGTGATGGGCAGAGCCGCACAGTCAAGCTGTCTGCTCTCCCACACCGCGAGAAAACTAAATGTGTGGCCCAGCACAGAGGAGCCTCCCACAAGTTGGGTCTGGATCCTGACTCCCCTTTTAAGTTCCTCACTTCAGGTGAAGATGCAATTGTCTTTGCCATTGATCTCAGACAAGGCCGGCCAGCTTCAAACGTGGTGGTCACcagaaaaaaggagaagagagtggggcTGTATTCAATCTATGTGAATCCTGCCAATAATTACCATTTTGCAGTGGGGGGACGAGATCAATTTGTAAGAATTTATGACCAGAGGTAGATTAATGAGAGTGATAATAATGGAGTACTCAAGAAATTCTGTCGTCATCACCTGCTCAACTGTGATGCTAAAGCTCACATCACCTGCCTTGTGTACAGTCACAATGAGCTCCTGGGCAGTTACAATGATAAGGATATTTACGTCTTCAATTCCTCTCATGGTGATGGAGCCCAATATGTGAAAAGACACAAGGGGCACAGAAATAATGCCACAGTCAAAGGTGTCAATTTCTATGGTCCCAGAAGTGAGTTTGTCATGAGTGGCAGTGATTGTGGGCACATCTTCTGGGAGAAGTCATCCTGCCAGATTGTTCAGTACATGGAAGGGGATAAAGGAGGGGCTATTAACTGTCTTCAACCCCATCCTTACCTACCTGCGATGGCGACCAGCAGCCTAGACCACGATGCTAAGATCTGGGTACCCACAGCTAAAGTTATCACTTGCTTTGCTGGCTTAAACAATGTGGTTAAGAGGAACAAGCGGGGACAAAATAAAGACAGACAGCACCATACTAATCTGTTTGAAAGCCACATGCTTTGGTTCCTCACGCATCACCTTACACAGAGAGGACATTGCCCACACTGGGGAGCTACTGGAATCGAGATGGCGGAAACCAACTCAGATGAGTCTTCCAGTACCTCAGATGTGTCAGAGGAGGAAGAGAACCAAGAATGTGTGCAGTGCCTGCCATCCTGAAAGCCTTGCACTCCAGCTCCAGCTGGGCTTCACCTCAGAAGGCTGGACTTTAAGATTTAGTTGACTAGATTAGCTTGTTGTCTTTGATCTGCTTTCCACAGTAGAAATTGCCTCTTCCATCTCCCTCCTGTGCCTCCCCCCTTTCCTTCTTCACATTCTTCCTCCTTCACTTGGTTTCTTTACTCCTCCTTCTTTACCCCTTATATCTACAGGAATAAATAAGGAGTTTAGCTAtgcctcttttcctttgttctcttaTGATTGACTTCTGAATTTCATAATTCTAGTGAAAAAATGATTAGCCTTATTGAATCTACCTTCTCATTTCTGATACTCTGAAAATGGCcattttttcacttttagaaGGTTAAAGATTAGTTTCTCCAGATGAgctgaaaatttcagaaatatgtttattctttaaaataaaacaaaccatgGTCTTGTTCCTTGAATATGTACACTTGATCATACACACAtgcttatacacacacatacacagactctCATTCTctatcacagaaaaggaaaaggagaggtgGGTAGATAAATTCCTAACAAGATAATTCATCATTCTAGAAAAAATAACTTGCTTTGTCCACATTTTCTGAACTCATATGTTAATAGTGATTAATTTGAGCACGTAGAGGGTGGAAAGAATTAAACTTAATCACATAGCATTGTATACTCTGcactttattttcatggcttgAGAATTCCCACAGGATTACCTTCTAGAAAGTCCTCTTGGGACTACCATCTCCTATACCAGCCAGGAATATAAGAATTTCtaatatgtgaaaatatatatctaactttaataataatttaatgttACACTAATGAGTTTTTTATACTTATCGATAACTTTGATAATATTGGAATAAATATCCCATTAGACACACATGCATTGCTTCACACCTTCTTCAACTGTTTATAAAAGGTTAAGTTGccatttaaaatatcttgttttaAACCTTATTTAATGTCAGTTTGGGGTACTGGATTTCCAGTTACTGTTAAATAGtaatatttagttttgttttatgcCTGTTTTTTTTGTGTAAGTGAATGCAGAGGCTTGCCTTTCCCCCAACACCCCAGTGAAGTATAACACACCcttctttgcaaatatttgctgGGGATGAAGGGTATAATAAGACATTCTGTGGCCTGACCATGATTTTACTTTGATAATGCTCCTTAAAATGGATATTGTTGATGGTCCCTTGGGAGCAAGTTGAGAAATCTACATAATGAGATTAGACTTTGGAATGGAAAATAACTTGACCCAGGTTCCTACTCACTGAAATTCAAAGTTAGGAACAACTGCCTGGGGATCTGTGAGCAAGTGGCAGTCCCTACCAAGGTCTGCTGTCAGGAAAGGACCTTAAAAGTCCCCAAAGAACCCAGTGACTTTGAACCAAGCACTATGGTTTCAAACAAGACACAAAACAGTTATTAACTAGAATCCCAAGTTCGGGGCAGCCCTGCACAGTTGGGTGGGATGTATACTAACAacaaaatcaacacaacattagAAAGAACACGTGGAACTTCTGGTGACACTCAAGTGGTGGTAAGAACAACAGCAAGAGCAgattaattaattcttttttcaCCTGCTGTTTAGAAGCAGGTTTACCTCTGTGCAGGATTTGTACTATGAGCTAAAACTTTGTTCAGAGTCCTCTGCATGGTTCTGAGATTGCTTGTGCTGTAAGAGGCATTTGGAGTAAGATTTGGAAGCCAAAGGTAAAGTATTTGTTTTATGCTCAGAAAGTAGGCTCAAGGGCACATGATCTGCTGGCTTACCTTAGTGTCAGGCAGCAAGCGCGGGCCACAGCTGCACCAGTGTCCCCTCCTATCTTTCAGCTTCACCAGCTCCATAAAAGAGAGTGCCCACTTCTGCAGGGCACTCACGTCATCAGAGTTGGAGGTCTAGGGGCAGTGAAAGATCAACACAAGTTCCAGTCTGTCCCTGTGGGGTCCAGCTATTCCTCATGGCTTCCAGTCCATCCTTGCTCTCCCACTTCACATCCATCTCTCCTTCCTAGATGCTGCTGGCTTTGGGCTCGAGCACCTgaagcaaagacaaaaaaaaaagtcttatgaaGAATCTTTAAACATCTCCTACAATAACACACTTATCAGGTCCCTATATAAGTCACCTGTTAATATTCATATCACCCCAGCGTTTCTGTTTTTTGGTTTGAACTCTGACTGATGCAACCGCCTCCAACTACTTTGAACTGTGTTAAGTCCCCAGATGACATGGGTAATTTGCCATTTGGAGGAGTAAAAGGCCTCTAAAGAGAAAGGTTGGACTTGATTAAGATAGAGAGTCaaataattaatttgaaaaataaagttataattaTAGGTGAAAATCCAGCTGGCAGTGTAGTTccactagggcttcccaggtggcgctagtggtaaagaaccagcctgccaatgcaggcgacgtAAGaggcgttcaatccctgggtcaggaagatcccctagagaaggacgtggcaacccactccagtattcttgcctggagaatcccatggacagaggagcctggcagggtgcaatccatgggatcccaaagagtcaaacacgactgaagcaacataaaCACACGCAGTGTAGTTCCCAGAAAATGGAAGTAATTGTTACAATTTTAATTTATGCAAGTATTGGTCCTATTAGCATATAGAAGAGAGCAATACAATATTGCTCTAGTCTTCCATGAGATGGTGGGCAAAGTGAACAATTCTATCAAATAAGCAGGCAAAACTGCacctttaaatttaatttttcagcaTTGATTATTTTCAGTCCAATATGGAATTTCTACAGGACAGTTTTGTGTAGGCCCTCATGGCCTTTATGCAATATTATAATTGTCTCCTAACTATGCGCAGAATTTAACTGCATTAAATTGTGACAGATGCCaaactatacttttaaaaagacatcTGGCAGCCGTTCCTTAAAAGGATAGGtgtggaaaagaagagagggggaaaaaatataaTGGGAGCctaatagcatcactgactcgatggatgtgagtctgagtgaactccgggagttggtgctggacagggaggcctggcatgctgcaatccatggggtcacaaagagtcggacacgactgagcgactgaactgaactgaactgaatagctaaaTGGCAGGCTAAAAAATTTTGGTGAGTTCTGTTCATCCAAAACCGACCTTCAGCAGTGCTCATTCTACCATGTTGTGAACAAAAAGAATAATCAATAAATTTACAATAGATTGGATCTTAGCCATCCTGTATCAGCTGCTATGAAGTTCACTATCTTAATTTACCTTGACTTCAGTCTCTTAACAGTAAAATGAGAGGTTTAGAGTTTTAGTTTGTAAAGCCTATGGAGCACTTTATATCTATCTCTTAACTGAACAATGAGGTTTCAGAGATGCATGTATCACAGACCAAGTTCACAACACACTAGTCTCAAACTGTGTTCTCGGGAGAACTAGGGGTATTGGATGTTCTCATTGGAGGGGCCTGGGAAGTTTCCTATCCTGCTGCTTTACTCAAAGtataatgttaatttttctttcctagcTTCAGTAGCCTCTTTATCTCTAACCCCATTTATTCAAGCAACCATCTatggaaataaaatacacataaacacTATCAAGTATATCAAAGTGTAATTTCTCAGTTCTACATAAAAACCATATTAAAATGGAAGACAGGAAACTtaagttcagagaagttaactTTTCAAAGTCATTGAGCTAAGAAagtgcagagcaggggctcacATAGagtttaaaactaaatttttcaACAAATAGCTATATATAGAATCACTGTTTTGGTGCATGGTAACTTGGTTCAAGTGTGCCTTacatacgaacaaagctaatggaggtgatggaattccagctgagctatttcaaaccctaaaagatgatgctgtgaaagtgctgcactcaatatgccagcaaatttggaaaactcagcagtggccacaggactggaaaagatcacttttcatttcaatcccaaagaaaggcaatgccaaagaatgttcaaactactgcacaattgtactcaagTCACAcacaagcaaagtaatgctcaaaattctccaagccagacttcaacagtacatgagctgtgaacttccagatattcaagctggatttagaaaagccagaagaaccagagatcaaattgccaacatccactggatcatcaagaaagcaagagaattccagaaaaacatctatttctgctctattgactatgccaaagcctttgactgtgtggatcaccacaaactgtggaaaattctgaaagagatgggaataccagaccacctgacctgcctcttgagaagcctatatgcaagtcaggaagcagcagttagaactggacatggaacaacagactggttccaaataggaaaaagagtacatcaaggctgtatattgtcaccttgcttatttaacttctatgcagagtacatcatgcaaaatgctgggctggatgaagcacaagctggaatcaagactgccgggagaaatattaataacctcagatatgcagatgataccacccttatggcaaaaagcaaagaataactctaagagcctcttgatgaaagtgaaggaaagtgaaaaagttggcttaaagctcaatattcagaaaactaagatcatggcatctggtcacatcacttcatggcaaatagatggggaaacaatggaaacagtgacaatctacttccttgggctccaaaaccactgcagatggtgactgcagccatgaaattaaaagatggttgctccttggaagaaaagctatgaccaatctataaacaacatattaaaaagaagagacgtaactttgccaacaaaggtcagtctagtcaaagctacggttgttccagtagtcatgtatggatgtgagagttggactataaagaaagttgagtgccaaagaattgatgcttttgaactgtggtgttggagaagactcttgagtgtccctcggactgcaaggagatccaaccggtccatcctaaaggaaatcagccctgaatattcattggaaggactgatgttgaagctgaaactccaatactttggccacctgatgtgaagaactgactgattggaaaagaccctgattctgggaaagattcaaggcaggaggagaagtgaacagaggatgaaatggttggatggcatcaccaactcaagggacatgagtctgagtaaactccgggagttggtgatggacagggaagactggtgcgctgcagttcatggggtcgtaaagagtcagacacgactgagcaactgaactga encodes the following:
- the LOC101111347 gene encoding LOW QUALITY PROTEIN: DDB1- and CUL4-associated factor 8-like (The sequence of the model RefSeq protein was modified relative to this genomic sequence to represent the inferred CDS: inserted 1 base in 1 codon; substituted 2 bases at 2 genomic stop codons) produces the protein MSDYKSIKDSQSEINSEEHSGAEAGGASAEVTRNGGSASDGGSPGQPGRANQGADTASTNKNIDLGSTGDAVHFLTGDRNQFQYQLGEPGEEGEVEKALAEEKWPQVQCHEANQAQAQYLYAEDRALEEWVASEISALPNPRCKVLNALXEWQLGSSARFVYEACGARVFVQHLHLQYWLAGHNVCVNTVPFNQRGTXLATSSDDLKVILWDWVHQQPVLEFESGHRSNGFQAKFLPHCGDTTLAMCGCDGQSRTVKLSALPHREKTKCVAQHRGASHKLGLDPDSPFKFLTSGEDAIVFAIDLRQGRPASNVVVTRKKEKRVGLYSIYVNPANNYHFAVGGRDQFVRIYDQRXINESDNNGVLKKFCRHHLLNCDAKAHITCLVYSHNELLGSYNDKDIYVFNSSHGDGAQYVKRHKGHRNNATVKGVNFYGPRSEFVMSGSDCGHIFWEKSSCQIVQYMEGDKGGAINCLQPHPYLPAMATSSLDHDAKIWVPTAKVITCFAGLNNVVKRNKRGQNKDRQHHTNLFESHMLWFLTHHLTQRGHCPHWGATGIEMAETNSDESSSTSDVSEEEENQECVQCLPS